GCACGCAGTGGAGCGGGCCATCCAGGAGGCCGAGGAGGCCGAGTGGCGCCGGACGAACCCGGAGGCACGCGCGCGTGCCGAGGGTCTGACGGGCCAGCTCCAGGCCGCGGTCGACAAGCTCCGGAAGCAGATCGACCAGGCGCGCGCCCAGGGCAACAACGCCAAGGCCGACAAGCTCGAGAAGGAGCTGGAGGGCCGCCAGGCACTGCTGGACCAGGCGCTGAAGGGCCTGCAGGAGTTCGGCGGCTGACGCGCACGCCCCCTCATGACGACGGGCCCCGTACCGAGAGGTACGGGGCCCTTTGTCGTACGTCAGGCGATCGGCGGGCTGCTTCTCGCCGGGCCTCTACGACCGGCTGCGCGCCGACGTCACCCGGTACACGTCGTAGACGCCCTCCACGCCCCGGACGGCCTTCAGGACGTGGCCGAGGTGCTTCGGGTCGCCCATCTCGAAGGTGAAGCGCGAGGTGGCGACCCGGTCGCGGGAGGTCTGGACGGCCGCGGAGAGGATGTTGACGTGCTGGTCGGACAGCACGCGCGTGACGTCCGACAGCAGCCGGGAACGGTCCAGCGCCTCGACCTGGATGGCGACCAGGAAGACCGACGACTGGGTCGGTGCCCACTCGACGTCGAGGATGCGCTCGGGCTCGCGCGACAGTGACTCGACGTTCACACAGTCGCTGCGGTGAACCGATACGCCACTACCTCGCGTGACGAAACCGATGATCGGGTCGCCGGGGACGGGCGTACAGCAGCGGGCCAGCTTGACCCACACGTCGTCGACGCCCTTGACGACCACACCGGGGTCGGCGCTGGTGCGGCGCTTGCGGCTGCGTCCGCGCGCGGGCGGCACGCTCTCGTCGATCTCCTCGGTGGCCGCCTCCTCGCCGCCGAAGGCCTGGACGAGCTTCTGCACGACGTTCTGCGCGGAGACATGGCCCTCGCCGATCGCCGCGTACAGCGCGGAGATGTCCGGGTAGCGCATCTCGTGCGCGAGCGTGACGAGGGAGTCGCCGGTGAGGATGCGCTGGATCGGCAGGTTCTGCTTGCGCATCGCGCGGACGATCGCGTCCTTGCCCTGCTCGATCGCCTCGTCGCGGCGCTCCTTGGAGAACCACGCCCGGATCTTGTTGCGGGCGCGCGGCGACTTCACGAAGCCGAGCCAGTCGCGGGACGGACCCGCGCCGGCTGCCTTGGAGGTGAAGACCTCCACCAGGTCGCCGTTGTCCAGGGTGGATTCCAGCGGTACGAGACGGCCGTTGACGCGCGCCCCGATGGTGCGGTGACCGACCTCCGTGTGGACGGCGTAGGCGAAGTCCACGGGGGTGGCACCCGCCGGGAGCGCTATGACGTCACCCTTCGGGGTGAAGACGAAGACCTCGTTGCGGGAGAGGTCGAAGCGCAGCGACTCCAGGAACTCGCTGGGGTCCTCGGTCTCCTTCTGCCAGTCGAGGAGCTGCCGCAGCCACGCCATGTCGTTGATGGCGTCCTTGTCCTTGCCGGACGCCCTCGGCACGTCGGTGCGCACCTTCGAGGCGCCGGCGACGGCCTCCTGCTTGTACTTCCAGTGCGCGGCGATGCCGTACTCGGCGCGGCGGTGCATGTCGAACGTGCGGATCTGCAGTTCGACCGGCTTGCCGTTGGGCCCGATCACCGTCGTGTGCAGCGACTGGTACATGTTGAACTTGGGCATCGCGATGTAGTCCTTGAACCGGCCGGGGACCGGGTTCCATCGCGCGTGCACGGTGCCGAGGGCCGCGTAGCAGTCGCGGACGGTGTCCACGAGGACGCGGATGCCCACCAGGTCGTAGATCTCCGCGAAGTCACGGCCTCGGACGATCATCTTCTGGTAGACGCTGTAGTAGTGCTTGGGCCGGCCGGTGACGGTCGCCTTGATGCGGGCGGCGCGCAGGTCCTGCTGCACCTCGTCGGTCACTATGGCCAGGTACTCGTCACGCTTCGGTGCCCGCTCGGCCACCAGCCGTACGATCTCGTCGTACATCTTGGGGTAGAGGATCGCGAAGGCGAGGTCCTCCAGCTCCCACTTGATGGTGTTCATGCCGAGGCGGTGGGCGAGGGGCGCGTAGATCTCGAGGGTCTCGCGCGCCTTCTTCTCCTGCTTCTCGCGCTTGAGGTAGCGCATGGTGCGCATGTTGTGCAGGCGGTCGGCGAGCTTGATGACCAGGACGCGCGGGTCCTTGGCCATGGCGACGACCATCTTCCGCACGGTCTCCGCCTGCGCCGCCTCGCCGAACTTGACCTTGTCCAGCTTGGTGACGCCGTCGACGAGCAGGGCGACCACGTCGCCGAAGTCGCGGCGCAGGTCCTCCAAGCCGTACTCGGTGTCCTCGACGGTGTCGTGCAGCAGGCCGGCCATGAGGGTGGCCGGATCCATGCCCAGCTCGGCGAGGATCGTCGTCACCGCGAGCGGGTGGGTGATGTACGGGTCGCCGCTCTTGCGCTTCTGGCCGCGGTGCCAGCGCTCGGCGACCTGGTAGGCCTTCTCGATCTGCCGCAGCGTCGACGTCTCGATCTTGGGGTCGTTGCTGCGGACTATACGGAGCAGCGGCTCCAGGACCGGGTTGTACGGGTTGGCGCGCTGCACGCCGAGGCGGGCCAGGCGGGCGCGGACGCGGTTGGAGGAGGCGGAACGCGGCGTCTGGGGTGTCGCGGCGGGGCGGATCGGGGCCGTCTGCGCGGAGCGCTCGGGAGGGGCGGGCTTGGGACGCGACTGCTCGGCGGCCTTCGCCACGGGCGCCGACTGGGCGTGCTCGACCGACCCGCGGGTGTCGCTCTTCGTGTGCTGCGCGGGCTGGGCCGCGGAGTCCGAGGCGCGCTCGGGCTTGGCGGCGGTCAGGTGCTGGGCCTCGTCTGGCAAGAGGGCTCCTCGTGCGCGATCCGGGTCCCCCGGTCAGGCTCCGGAGACCCCATGGTAGCGATCCTGGGCTCCAGGATCGCCTTCAGGCCGATGTGAGGGCCGTGTACCCCGGGAACGCTCGGGACGGCCCGCGGATTCCTCCACCACACCTCTACGGTGTCACACACCTTGCGCACGCCTTTCCTGTGCATGTCAGGCAGCTTGCGAACGCCCTGCACGGGCTCGTCGCAGAGCTTGCGCGCGGGTGGTCGGGGCGGGGTCCGGAGTCGGGTGCGGATGAGGGGCGAGGGGGCGGAGGGCGGGGCAAGGGGAAGGCGCCGGACGCCCGGGGCGAGGGGCGACGTGCTGGACACGAGACGGGGGCGGCCAGGAGCGAGGGGCCGAAGACGACGGGGCCTGGCACGCGATACGACGTGCGAGGTGCGACGAGGTGCGAGGTGCGCACAACGGCGGAGGCGCCCCTCGGGTCGGTGAGGGGCGCCTCCGGCGGGATTGTCCCGTCGTCACACCGTGAGGAGGGCCTCCAGCGGGGCTCCGGCCAGCGCCGCCTCCAGGCGGGCACGGCCGTTCAGGAAGGCCAGCTCCATGAGGACGGTCACGCCCGCGACCTGGGCGCCGGCCCGACGGATGAGCTCCAGGGAGGCCTCCGCCGTGCCGCCGGTGGCGAGCACGTCGTCGACGACCAGCACGCGGTCGCCCTCGGTCAGGTCCTCGGCGTGCACCTCGATCTCGGCGGAGCCGTATTCCAGGTCGTACGCCTGGCGCAGCGTCGCGCCGGGGAGCTTGCCCGCCTTGCGCACGGGGATGAAGCCGACGCCCGCGCGGACGGCGACCGGGGCACCGAGGATGAAGCCGCGGGCCTCCAGGCCGACGACCTTGGTGGCGCCGGTGCGCTCCACGGTCTCGGCCAGCGCGTCCGTCAGCGCGGTGAACGCCGCCGGGTCCGCCAGGAGCGGGGTGATGTCCTTGAACATCACGCCCGGCTCCGGGTAGTCGGCCACGTCACGGATGCGGCTGAGCAGCAGCTCCTGGATGTCGGTCATCGCCGCTTCCCCGAGGGTCGGCCGCGCCCGCGGGTGCGGGGCGCGGGCTGGTCGCGCGGGCCGACGACCGCGGGAGCGGCGTCCTCAGGATGGTCGTCGAACGGAGCGCCGGCGTCGTCGACGGCGACCGTCTCGCCCCGGTCGGCGCCCTGGGCCCGCTTGGCGAGGACCCGCTTCCTGAGCGCCTTCAGCTGCGGCTCGCGTTCCTTGAGGTCGGCGACGAGCGGCGTGGCGATGAAGATCGAGGAGTAGGCACCCGCCGCGAGGCCGACGAACAGCGACAGCGAGATGTCGTTGAGCACGCCGGCGCCGAGCACACCGCCGCCGATGAACAGCAGGCCCCCGACCGGCAGCAGCGCGACCACCGTGGTGTTGATCGAGCGGACCAGGGTGCTGTTGATGGACCGGTTGGCGATGTCGCTGTAGGTCCAGCGGGTCTGCTTGGTGATGTCCCTCGTCTGTTCCTTGAGGCTGTCGAAGACGACGACCGTGTCGTACAACGAGTAACCGAGGATGGTCAGCAGACCGATCACCGTGCCCGGCGTGACCTCGAAGCCCACGAGGGCGTAGATGCCGACGGTGATCGTGATGTCGTGGATCAGGGCGACGAACGCCGCGACGGCCATGCGCCACTCGAACGCGATCGCCAGATAGATCACGACGAGGACCAGGAAGATCCCGAGGCCCTGCCAGGCCTTGTTGGCGATCTGCTCGCCCCAGCTCGGGCCGACCAGTTCGGCGTTGATCTTCTCGGCGTCGACCTTCATGTCCTCGGCCAGCGCCTGGTTGATCCGGTCCGCCTGGCCCGTGTCGATGCCCGCGATCTGGATGCGGAGGCTGCCGTTGCCGAGCTGCTGGACGATCGCGTCGTGCCCGGAGGCCTCCTCCGCGAACTCCTTGGCCTGGGAGACCGAGACGGACGTCTTCGGCGTGGTGAAGACCGCGCCGCCCTGGAACTCGATGCCCATGTTCAGGCCGCGCACCGCCAGGCCGACGATGGCCGTGATGGTGATCAGGATGGAGATGCCGTACCAGATCTTGCGATTGCCGACGAAGTCGTAGCCGACCTCGCCGCGGTGCAGTCGGGCGCCGAGGTTGCCGAGCTTCGACATCTCACGCCTCCTTCGTTTCGACGGGGCCAGCGGCGGGACGGCGGGTGCGGCGCAGCGGCGGCCGGGCACCCAGGCGCTTGGGGTCTAGGCCGGACCACGGGTGGCCGCTCGCGAAGAACTTCCGGCGGGCCATGAGCGTCAGCAGCGGCTTCGTGAACAGGAACACGACCACGACGTCGAGCAGGGTGGTCAGGCCGAGCGTGAACGCGAAGCCCTGGACCTTGCCGACGGTGACGATGAACAGCACCGCGGCGGCCAGGAACGACACGAAGTCGGAGACCAGGATGGTGCGCCGGGCGCGCGGCCAGGCCCGCTCGACGGCGGGGCGCAGCGAGCGGCCCTCGCGGATCTCGTCGCGGACCCGTTCGAAGTACACGATGAACGAGTCGGCCGTGATGCCGATGGCGACGATGGCGCCGCACACGGCCGGCAGGTTCAGCGCGAAGCCGATGGCCGGGCCGAGCAGCGACATGATCACGTAGGTGAGGGCGGCGGAGACGATCAGCGAGAGGATCGCGATGAACGACAGGCCGCGGTAGTACACCAGCAGGTAGA
This region of Streptomyces chromofuscus genomic DNA includes:
- a CDS encoding RelA/SpoT family protein, which produces MPDEAQHLTAAKPERASDSAAQPAQHTKSDTRGSVEHAQSAPVAKAAEQSRPKPAPPERSAQTAPIRPAATPQTPRSASSNRVRARLARLGVQRANPYNPVLEPLLRIVRSNDPKIETSTLRQIEKAYQVAERWHRGQKRKSGDPYITHPLAVTTILAELGMDPATLMAGLLHDTVEDTEYGLEDLRRDFGDVVALLVDGVTKLDKVKFGEAAQAETVRKMVVAMAKDPRVLVIKLADRLHNMRTMRYLKREKQEKKARETLEIYAPLAHRLGMNTIKWELEDLAFAILYPKMYDEIVRLVAERAPKRDEYLAIVTDEVQQDLRAARIKATVTGRPKHYYSVYQKMIVRGRDFAEIYDLVGIRVLVDTVRDCYAALGTVHARWNPVPGRFKDYIAMPKFNMYQSLHTTVIGPNGKPVELQIRTFDMHRRAEYGIAAHWKYKQEAVAGASKVRTDVPRASGKDKDAINDMAWLRQLLDWQKETEDPSEFLESLRFDLSRNEVFVFTPKGDVIALPAGATPVDFAYAVHTEVGHRTIGARVNGRLVPLESTLDNGDLVEVFTSKAAGAGPSRDWLGFVKSPRARNKIRAWFSKERRDEAIEQGKDAIVRAMRKQNLPIQRILTGDSLVTLAHEMRYPDISALYAAIGEGHVSAQNVVQKLVQAFGGEEAATEEIDESVPPARGRSRKRRTSADPGVVVKGVDDVWVKLARCCTPVPGDPIIGFVTRGSGVSVHRSDCVNVESLSREPERILDVEWAPTQSSVFLVAIQVEALDRSRLLSDVTRVLSDQHVNILSAAVQTSRDRVATSRFTFEMGDPKHLGHVLKAVRGVEGVYDVYRVTSARSRS
- a CDS encoding adenine phosphoribosyltransferase, giving the protein MTDIQELLLSRIRDVADYPEPGVMFKDITPLLADPAAFTALTDALAETVERTGATKVVGLEARGFILGAPVAVRAGVGFIPVRKAGKLPGATLRQAYDLEYGSAEIEVHAEDLTEGDRVLVVDDVLATGGTAEASLELIRRAGAQVAGVTVLMELAFLNGRARLEAALAGAPLEALLTV
- the secF gene encoding protein translocase subunit SecF, coding for MSKLGNLGARLHRGEVGYDFVGNRKIWYGISILITITAIVGLAVRGLNMGIEFQGGAVFTTPKTSVSVSQAKEFAEEASGHDAIVQQLGNGSLRIQIAGIDTGQADRINQALAEDMKVDAEKINAELVGPSWGEQIANKAWQGLGIFLVLVVIYLAIAFEWRMAVAAFVALIHDITITVGIYALVGFEVTPGTVIGLLTILGYSLYDTVVVFDSLKEQTRDITKQTRWTYSDIANRSINSTLVRSINTTVVALLPVGGLLFIGGGVLGAGVLNDISLSLFVGLAAGAYSSIFIATPLVADLKEREPQLKALRKRVLAKRAQGADRGETVAVDDAGAPFDDHPEDAAPAVVGPRDQPAPRTRGRGRPSGKRR